One genomic segment of uncultured Desulfobacter sp. includes these proteins:
- the speE gene encoding polyamine aminopropyltransferase, with amino-acid sequence MTNAGIVHKGWFSEVCPMWEGIAVSLKVDELLYSKKSRFQQIDLYQTRSHGRMLVLDGIIQLTERDEFSYQEMMGHLPLFSHPNPENVLVIGGGDGGVLREINRHDDVCVIDFCEIDEEVINVSKRFLPSMACGFDDPRVTVHIKDGASFVRERPGYYDVIIVDSSDPVGPGEVLFENQFYQDLKHALKPGGLIATQGESFFLHPDLVEKLIGITRSLFPIYAYANIIVPTYTGGHISMCMGSLGPKLTAPARSVPPALQSQLKYYSSRVHRAAFVLPYFAEKMLKLDY; translated from the coding sequence ATGACAAATGCAGGTATTGTACATAAAGGATGGTTTTCAGAAGTTTGTCCCATGTGGGAAGGCATTGCCGTTTCCCTGAAAGTGGATGAACTTCTTTACAGTAAAAAAAGCAGGTTTCAGCAGATTGACCTGTACCAGACCCGTTCCCACGGCCGGATGCTGGTGCTCGACGGCATCATTCAATTAACTGAAAGAGATGAGTTCAGTTACCAGGAAATGATGGGGCATCTGCCCCTGTTTTCTCACCCCAACCCAGAAAATGTGCTTGTGATCGGTGGAGGAGACGGCGGTGTTTTGCGTGAGATTAATCGTCACGATGACGTCTGCGTCATTGATTTTTGTGAAATTGATGAAGAGGTCATCAATGTTTCAAAACGGTTCCTGCCGTCCATGGCCTGTGGGTTCGACGATCCCAGGGTTACTGTTCATATCAAAGACGGGGCTTCCTTTGTCCGGGAACGCCCTGGTTATTATGATGTAATTATTGTTGATTCCTCGGACCCGGTTGGCCCCGGAGAGGTCTTGTTTGAAAATCAGTTCTACCAGGATTTAAAGCATGCGCTTAAACCCGGCGGTCTGATTGCAACCCAAGGCGAATCCTTTTTTCTTCACCCGGATTTGGTTGAAAAATTGATCGGCATTACACGGTCTTTGTTTCCCATATATGCCTATGCAAACATTATTGTCCCCACATATACCGGCGGTCACATTAGTATGTGTATGGGATCTTTAGGGCCTAAGCTTACGGCACCGGCACGTTCAGTACCACCGGCGCTTCAGTCCCAGCTTAAATATTATAGTTCTCGGGTGCATCGTGCGGCTTTTGTGCTTCCATATTTTGCAGAAAAAATGTTGAAACTCGATTATTAG
- a CDS encoding flagellar basal body rod C-terminal domain-containing protein encodes MNIHNNVSALQAFSNQISVSSNNVANSLSDEFKADRAHNVEAKNGQVQTSISKTQASAPRVKDPLKNDGSLKELSNTDIAEEMVVQMQAQNGFDANAKMIQAYDETTGTLLDIIG; translated from the coding sequence ATGAACATCCATAACAATGTTTCAGCTTTACAGGCTTTTTCAAACCAGATATCGGTTTCTTCAAACAATGTAGCCAACTCTCTGTCAGACGAGTTCAAGGCGGACAGAGCGCATAATGTTGAGGCAAAGAACGGACAGGTACAAACGTCTATTTCCAAAACCCAGGCAAGTGCGCCACGGGTTAAAGATCCTCTTAAAAACGACGGTTCCTTAAAGGAATTATCCAACACAGACATTGCAGAGGAAATGGTTGTGCAGATGCAAGCACAGAACGGATTTGATGCTAACGCCAAAATGATTCAGGCCTATGATGAAACAACCGGAACCCTATTGGATATCATTGGATAA
- a CDS encoding C40 family peptidase, protein MPKLTSLIRIILTFFGALLICFGCGKANVTAPDSPPTDQLALPGQSSDEPGYNIPCPRPEPKPKIDSSPPASKARQTIVQAATTAVGTTYRWGGLSPKGFDCSGLVVYTYRKIGIHVPRTAKSQFKNCTAVTRRNIKPADLVFFSVPRKKGFVHVGIYIGKGQFVHAPGRGRKVTRASLDNIYFKQQFIKAGNFFKKEAA, encoded by the coding sequence GTGCCAAAACTTACTTCCCTAATCCGCATCATCTTAACCTTTTTTGGTGCTTTGCTGATCTGCTTTGGCTGCGGCAAGGCTAACGTAACAGCCCCTGACAGCCCCCCGACGGATCAGCTTGCCCTTCCCGGGCAATCCTCTGATGAACCTGGATATAACATACCCTGCCCCCGGCCCGAACCCAAACCTAAAATTGACAGTTCACCCCCTGCCAGCAAAGCCCGTCAAACCATTGTCCAGGCGGCCACCACTGCCGTGGGTACGACCTATCGCTGGGGAGGTCTTTCTCCCAAGGGTTTTGACTGCTCAGGGTTAGTCGTATATACCTACCGCAAAATAGGGATTCATGTACCAAGAACAGCCAAGTCCCAGTTCAAAAACTGCACGGCAGTCACCCGGCGCAACATCAAACCTGCAGACCTGGTTTTTTTTTCAGTGCCCAGAAAAAAAGGGTTTGTGCACGTAGGGATTTACATCGGTAAAGGACAATTTGTCCATGCACCAGGCAGGGGGCGCAAGGTGACACGCGCCTCATTAGACAATATTTACTTCAAACAGCAGTTCATCAAAGCCGGAAATTTTTTTAAAAAAGAGGCTGCCTAA
- a CDS encoding carbohydrate kinase: MRKNKDKLYIFGEVLFDCFPTGEEILGGAPFNVAWHLQAFGDQPTLISRVGKDNQGTRVLKAMEKWQMNIQAVQVDDKNPTGQVDITIDAGEPRYDITAPSAYDFITHAQLPASPAYGILYHGTLCLRNQVSRSTYEKISHNNKLKIFLDVNLRSPWWQREEALAWLKKAHWVKMNLEELKLLGKNDTTSIEEQMAELQTTYELEQLIVTRGAQGTIIRTATGDFFSLVPEKALKIVDTVGAGDAFSAVYIHGLRNGWSVAQSLQNAQKFASKVIGLRGATTADLTFYQKFMASISS, translated from the coding sequence ATGAGAAAGAATAAAGACAAACTCTACATTTTTGGAGAAGTGCTTTTTGACTGTTTTCCAACCGGTGAAGAAATTTTGGGCGGGGCGCCGTTCAATGTCGCCTGGCATCTCCAGGCTTTTGGTGATCAGCCAACATTAATTTCCCGGGTGGGAAAAGATAACCAGGGCACCAGGGTCTTAAAAGCAATGGAAAAATGGCAGATGAACATCCAAGCGGTGCAGGTCGATGATAAAAATCCCACCGGACAGGTTGACATTACAATTGATGCGGGTGAACCACGCTATGATATTACCGCACCGAGCGCCTACGATTTTATCACCCACGCTCAGCTGCCCGCATCGCCTGCCTATGGCATCCTTTATCATGGAACCCTTTGCCTGAGAAACCAGGTATCCCGCAGCACCTATGAGAAAATAAGCCACAATAATAAACTGAAGATTTTTCTTGATGTCAACCTGCGTTCACCCTGGTGGCAGAGAGAAGAGGCTCTCGCCTGGCTCAAAAAAGCCCACTGGGTGAAAATGAATCTGGAGGAACTTAAACTGCTGGGGAAAAATGACACCACAAGCATAGAAGAACAGATGGCTGAGCTGCAAACAACCTATGAACTTGAACAGCTGATAGTGACCCGGGGGGCACAAGGTACCATCATCAGAACCGCTACAGGTGATTTCTTCTCGCTGGTTCCAGAAAAAGCCTTGAAAATCGTTGATACTGTCGGCGCTGGAGACGCCTTCAGCGCTGTATATATTCACGGTTTACGAAACGGCTGGTCCGTTGCTCAAAGTCTCCAAAACGCTCAGAAATTCGCGAGTAAAGTTATTGGCTTACGTGGTGCAACCACAGCAGACCTGACCTTTTATCAAAAATTTATGGCTTCAATTTCTTCATAG
- a CDS encoding phosphatidylglycerol lysyltransferase domain-containing protein, which yields MICHSQESAAYDTPPMASNSTDDLQTEPSILKPGKFDLETRSRILDFLGHYPPCSCEYSFVNLFCWQSLYRYSWFFYKNSLVIHDDRSQTLFMPIGEDLEPEELFALSKKAVAAGLSGNIGLVPESYVEIWPDLERYFSITSDRDAADYVYQTEDLAELKGNKLHKKKNLISQFKRAYPEYSVVPINEENCKDLMQFERRLLAGMPSISSSLVEESDAMTIAFSHWSDLGLSGLMLLVKDEIVAFAVFSPLSSDTWDVHFEKADVSFKGAAQMINYETAKVLKGTARYINREQDLGIPGLRKAKLSYVPHALIEPYFLVPKLDLRSH from the coding sequence ATGATATGCCATAGCCAAGAATCGGCTGCTTATGATACGCCGCCAATGGCCAGTAACAGTACGGATGATCTGCAGACTGAACCAAGTATACTAAAGCCCGGGAAATTTGATCTGGAAACCCGTTCTCGGATCCTTGATTTCCTGGGCCATTATCCACCCTGCTCATGTGAGTACAGCTTTGTCAATCTTTTCTGTTGGCAGAGCCTGTACCGCTATTCGTGGTTCTTTTATAAGAACAGCTTGGTTATTCATGACGATCGCAGCCAGACCCTGTTTATGCCCATAGGAGAGGATTTAGAACCTGAAGAATTGTTTGCGTTGTCCAAGAAGGCTGTTGCCGCAGGACTGTCAGGAAATATTGGACTGGTGCCTGAATCTTATGTGGAGATCTGGCCGGATTTGGAACGTTATTTCAGTATTACCTCTGACCGGGATGCGGCAGATTATGTTTACCAGACAGAGGACCTGGCAGAGTTAAAAGGTAATAAGCTGCATAAGAAAAAAAATCTCATTTCCCAGTTTAAGCGGGCGTACCCGGAGTATTCCGTCGTTCCCATAAATGAGGAAAATTGTAAGGATCTAATGCAATTTGAGCGGCGCCTGCTTGCCGGCATGCCTTCTATTTCCAGTTCTCTGGTTGAAGAATCTGATGCCATGACCATTGCCTTTTCCCACTGGAGCGATCTGGGTTTAAGCGGACTGATGCTGCTGGTTAAAGATGAAATTGTGGCTTTTGCTGTTTTCAGCCCCTTATCCTCTGATACCTGGGATGTTCATTTTGAAAAAGCCGATGTCTCTTTTAAGGGGGCCGCCCAGATGATTAATTATGAGACTGCCAAAGTTCTAAAAGGAACCGCACGATATATCAATCGGGAACAGGATCTTGGAATACCTGGATTACGCAAGGCAAAATTGTCATATGTTCCCCATGCGTTGATCGAACCATATTTTTTAGTGCCGAAACTGGATTTAAGATCCCATTAG
- a CDS encoding putative metalloprotease CJM1_0395 family protein has translation MDIQTSGINSYYKYQPVLEQGSGLIPSSSGADPRTKDTQVNAPLSLSDGEEQADPVAQTQEDETVQEKDQPSESDAESEFTQEEKLLVEKLQKVDADVRAHEMAHIAAGGEYITSGATFSYQEGPDGKNYAVGGEVSIDTSPEPGDPEATLQKMQRVRAAALAPAQPSSQDIKVASNAASLTAKAMAEITQLMADEQAKQMETAVSGYTQQQVSDAYAKTGSIPSQDTQNSFHIAI, from the coding sequence ATGGATATTCAGACTTCAGGAATAAACAGCTATTATAAATATCAACCCGTTCTTGAGCAGGGATCTGGTCTGATACCTTCATCCTCCGGGGCCGATCCTCGAACAAAGGATACGCAGGTCAATGCCCCTCTGTCCCTGTCTGACGGTGAAGAACAAGCTGATCCGGTTGCCCAGACCCAGGAAGATGAAACCGTCCAGGAAAAAGATCAGCCTTCAGAGTCCGATGCTGAGTCGGAGTTTACCCAGGAAGAGAAACTACTTGTCGAAAAACTTCAAAAAGTTGACGCTGACGTGCGGGCTCACGAAATGGCCCACATTGCCGCAGGCGGCGAATATATCACCTCTGGTGCCACCTTTTCTTACCAGGAGGGCCCTGACGGAAAAAACTATGCGGTAGGCGGAGAGGTCAGTATTGATACCTCACCCGAACCTGGAGATCCCGAGGCAACATTACAAAAAATGCAGCGGGTGCGTGCCGCAGCATTAGCCCCTGCCCAACCATCCTCCCAGGATATAAAAGTGGCATCCAACGCTGCATCCCTGACAGCAAAAGCCATGGCTGAAATCACACAGCTTATGGCAGATGAGCAGGCCAAGCAAATGGAGACGGCGGTGTCCGGTTATACCCAACAGCAGGTTTCTGATGCGTATGCCAAAACAGGCAGCATCCCCAGCCAGGATACCCAAAATTCATTTCACATCGCTATCTGA
- a CDS encoding GNAT family N-acetyltransferase, translated as MRTEKLNRLEIKLVRTVPVDELQALYQDAGWWQDNYKITDDFLRRIPEESALFAGAFWGKKLIGMGRALSDLCSDAYIQDVVVLSAYQKRGIGSLIVTFLIQELKKKGVDWIGLIGEPGTRGFYENLGFRQMKDYIPFKLE; from the coding sequence ATGAGGACAGAAAAGCTTAATAGACTTGAGATAAAACTTGTGCGCACTGTTCCTGTGGATGAACTTCAAGCCTTATACCAGGATGCCGGGTGGTGGCAGGACAATTATAAAATTACAGATGACTTTTTGCGTCGGATTCCTGAAGAATCAGCGTTGTTTGCAGGTGCTTTTTGGGGAAAAAAATTAATTGGAATGGGACGGGCCCTTTCCGATCTGTGTAGTGATGCTTATATTCAAGACGTGGTTGTGCTGTCTGCCTATCAGAAACGTGGTATCGGCAGCCTGATTGTGACTTTTTTGATCCAGGAACTTAAAAAAAAGGGCGTGGACTGGATTGGATTAATCGGTGAGCCCGGAACCCGTGGATTTTATGAAAATTTGGGATTCCGGCAGATGAAGGATTACATCCCCTTTAAACTTGAATAA
- a CDS encoding alpha-amylase family glycosyl hydrolase, which produces MYEQVAHTLLNDILNRIKPEISKQDLRHFYTRLGANFYSIHSLFQKLYGEREDFIEQAQKLVETMALQYIKRPENLRRLDLAREKDYNWFLSQQLVGMALYCKGFAGSLKNLQGHLNYFQELGVNLVHVMPILPCPEGKSDGGYAVNDFREINPELGTLEDLQQLTAEMKKRDLLLVLDVVVNHTSDMHYWAKRARAGEKKYQDYYYTFATRNVPDMFEQSMPEIFPETSPGNFTWDEEMGRWVMTVFNDFQWDLNYSNPSVFIEMLNIILFWANQGADILRLDAVAFLWKKIGSTCQNEREAHLLLQLFKDCCQVTAPGVVYIAEAIVAPVEMIKYFGEDAVIAKECEIAYNATFMVLLWDAVATKNARLLNQGIKNLPVKLERATWLNYVRCHDDIGLGFDDRDIVLCDYEPARHRKFLVDYFTGKFEESHARGLPFGQNKKTGDARISGSLASLVGLEHALETGDNKAIDDSIKMILLLHSMILSFGGIPLIYYGDEIGTLNNDSYRDDPLKAGDSRWVHRPWFDWEKAERRNRPGTVEYKIFTALKQMISIRKEITVFADFNNRELIEVENPHLFVFGRYHLQQPSEQVLVVANFSEHPQHLNLDDLGTWKAQYKTLVDLYSGESPDIFKNSLVIPGYGFYWLCEK; this is translated from the coding sequence ATGTACGAACAAGTTGCCCATACACTTTTAAATGACATTCTTAACCGTATCAAACCGGAAATTTCCAAGCAGGACCTGCGACATTTTTACACCCGCCTTGGAGCAAATTTTTACAGCATTCACTCCCTGTTTCAAAAGCTTTACGGAGAACGCGAGGATTTTATAGAGCAGGCTCAAAAACTGGTTGAAACCATGGCTCTGCAGTATATTAAGCGCCCGGAAAATCTTCGCAGGCTCGATCTCGCCCGGGAAAAGGATTACAACTGGTTTCTCAGCCAGCAGCTGGTCGGAATGGCTCTCTATTGCAAAGGCTTTGCAGGTAGCCTCAAAAACCTGCAGGGACACCTGAATTATTTCCAGGAACTGGGTGTTAATCTGGTTCATGTGATGCCGATACTACCCTGTCCGGAAGGGAAAAGTGACGGCGGCTATGCCGTTAACGATTTTAGAGAGATCAACCCTGAACTTGGAACCTTAGAAGATCTTCAACAATTGACAGCCGAAATGAAAAAGCGCGATCTCCTGCTCGTGCTCGATGTCGTTGTCAACCACACCTCCGATATGCACTACTGGGCAAAGCGCGCCAGAGCTGGTGAAAAAAAATATCAGGACTACTACTACACCTTCGCAACGCGCAACGTTCCGGATATGTTTGAACAGAGCATGCCTGAGATATTTCCGGAGACATCGCCTGGAAACTTCACTTGGGATGAAGAAATGGGCCGCTGGGTTATGACCGTCTTCAATGATTTTCAGTGGGATCTTAACTACAGCAACCCTTCAGTTTTTATTGAGATGCTCAACATAATCCTTTTCTGGGCCAACCAGGGAGCCGATATTTTGCGGCTTGATGCAGTGGCATTTCTGTGGAAAAAAATAGGCAGTACCTGCCAAAATGAACGGGAAGCACACCTGCTCTTACAACTTTTCAAAGACTGCTGCCAGGTCACCGCACCTGGGGTAGTCTACATTGCCGAGGCCATTGTTGCTCCTGTGGAGATGATAAAATATTTTGGGGAGGATGCAGTTATCGCCAAGGAGTGTGAGATTGCCTACAATGCCACCTTCATGGTGCTGTTATGGGACGCGGTAGCTACCAAAAATGCCCGCCTACTCAACCAGGGTATCAAGAACCTGCCGGTCAAACTGGAAAGAGCTACCTGGCTAAACTACGTTCGTTGTCATGATGACATAGGCCTGGGTTTTGATGACCGGGACATTGTGCTTTGTGATTACGAACCCGCCCGACACCGAAAATTTCTGGTTGATTATTTCACCGGAAAGTTTGAGGAATCCCACGCCCGCGGCCTGCCTTTTGGACAGAACAAGAAGACCGGCGACGCTCGTATTTCAGGCTCCCTTGCTTCACTCGTCGGTCTGGAACATGCCCTTGAAACCGGCGACAATAAAGCGATAGACGATTCAATCAAAATGATCTTGCTCCTGCACAGCATGATTCTATCCTTTGGCGGTATCCCGCTTATCTACTACGGCGATGAAATCGGCACCCTCAACAACGATTCCTACCGTGATGATCCCCTTAAAGCAGGGGATTCACGTTGGGTACACCGACCATGGTTTGACTGGGAGAAAGCGGAAAGGAGAAACCGTCCAGGCACCGTCGAATATAAAATCTTCACTGCCTTGAAACAGATGATTTCCATAAGAAAAGAAATTACTGTTTTTGCCGATTTCAATAATCGAGAGCTTATCGAAGTAGAAAATCCGCACCTTTTTGTTTTTGGTCGTTACCACCTGCAACAGCCAAGCGAGCAGGTTCTGGTGGTTGCCAATTTTAGTGAGCATCCTCAACATCTCAACCTCGACGACCTCGGGACATGGAAAGCGCAATACAAAACGCTGGTGGATTTATACAGTGGGGAGAGTCCGGATATCTTTAAAAACAGTCTTGTCATTCCCGGATACGGTTTTTACTGGCTATGTGAAAAGTAA